A window of Benincasa hispida cultivar B227 chromosome 9, ASM972705v1, whole genome shotgun sequence genomic DNA:
gcaacaacacacccaacactttatttatttacttggttaccacaaagttttcataaacattacgaacgcaactattttcacaagtccctgtgttcgaccctgaacttaccaggaaactcagaggaatttacacttgaattctgctggggaaacttgagtgcacaacgtaattccatcacgtatatcatccatatttccattcaataaaaaaacTCATCACCTACTTGACACATGTAATAGTTTCACAGGATAAGATGTTAAAGCCAGAGGATGTGCCAGTTGTACAGGAGTTTTTAGATGTGTTCCTTGAGGAATTATCAGGATTGCTATCTGACAGGGAAGTTAAGTTTACTATTGATTTAATTCCAAGTACAACTCCTATTTTGCAAGTCGCATACAGGATGGCACCACCAGAGCTAAAAGAGCTAAAGGTACAGTTACAAGAGTTAGTGGACAAGGGatacattagacccagtgtgtcACCCTAGGAAGCGCCAGTCctttttgtgaaaaagaaggatggcACCCTCAGGTTATGTATAGATTACAGACAGTTGAATAAAACGACAATCAGGAATAAATATCCATTACCCCGCACTGATGATCTCTTCAATCAGTTAAAGTGCGCCAtagtgttctctaagatagatttgagatcaggaTATCATCAGTTAAAGGTAAAAGAGGCGGATGTTCCTAAGAATGCTTTTAGAACTTGATACAGGCACTACGTTTGGTTTAACAAATGCCCCTGCGATATGATAGACTTAATGAATAGGATCTTTGAACCCTATCTGGATGattttgtaattgtttttattgatgacatctTAGTATATTCATATAGCAGGGAAAAGTATAAGGAACATCTGAGGACGGTGCTTCAGACCTTACGAGAAAAAGAAGCTATATGTAAAgttcagtaaatgtgatttagaTCAGGTTGTGTTTCTAGGGCATGTAGTAACAATAGTAGAAGTTAGTGTAGATCCCCAGAAGACAGAGGCCATAATAAACTAGGAGCAACCTACTACGGTGTTTGAGGTATGTAGTTTCCTTGGATTAGCAGGTTATTACAGGAGGTTTGTGGAAGGTTTTTCCAGGATAGCTTTTCCATTAACTAACCTATCAAGAAAGGTGGTGAAGTTTGAATGGTCGCCTGAATGTGAACATAGTTTCTAGGAGTTGAAGTGAAGATTAGTATCTGTACCAATACTTACTCTTCCTACCCGACGTAAGGATTTTGAGATTTATTGGGATGCGTCCAGGCAAGGATTAGGATGTGTTTTGATGCAAGAGGGTAAAGTGGTAGCCTACGCTTCTCGATAGTGAAAGAAGCATGAGTGTAATTACCCCACTCATGATCTGGAGTTAACAGCTTTAGTATTAGCTCTGAAGCTGTGGAGACATTATCTGTTTGGTGAGTGTTGCCACATATTCATTGACCATAAGAGCTTAAAgtatatttttattagaaaGAGGTGAATTTGAGACAAAGAAAATGAATGGAGTTGATCAAGGATTATGATTGTACTATTGAGTACCATCTAGGTAAAGAaaatgtggtagctgatgcAAAAGGTTAGGAACAGTAAGAACTACTCCCTATTCCATACAAGGGTTATTGCTGCAGGAATTAAAGAGTGTTGATGTTGTTTTAGCAGTTGGCCAAGTAGGGAATTTGGTTGCTTCATTCCAAGTACGACCTACCTTAGTTGACGATATTCTTCGTGAACAGTTAGGAGATTCTGATCTCCAAAAGATAGCTAAAGAGGTAGGTAAGAATCAGAGGACAAACTACGAGTTAAGAGTAGACAAAGGTTTACTTAAGGAGGGTAGAGTGTGTGTACACAATGCCCTAGCATTGAAACAGGCTATTTTGGAGGAGGCTCATAGTTCagcttatgctatgcatccaggcAGTACAAAGATGTATAGAACATTGAAGAAGTCTTACTGGTGGCCTGGCATGAAAAGAGAGACAACAGAATTTGTTAATAAGTGTTTGATTTGCCAGCAGGTAAAGCCTGAATGGCAGAGGCCCACaagattacttaatccactcccgGTACCAGAGTGGAAATGAGAGCATATTACGATCGATTTCTTATTTGGATTGCTTAGAATACCTTCAGGTTATGATGAAATTTGGGTAATTGTTGACAGATTGACTAAAATAACCAAGTTTTTACTAGTAAAGATCATTCTACCCTTGATAGTTGGCCAAGCTATATGTCAACAAGGTAGTAAGTCAGTTTGGAGCCCAATATCGATAGTATCTGATCGAGAGTCGAGGTTTACTTtgaagttttggcctagtttacagAAAACTCTGGGTACTAGGTTACATTTCAGTACAACTTTTCATCCCTAGACAGAAGGTCAATCAAAGCGGACAATTTATACGTTGGAAAATATGTTAAGAGCATACATACTCCAGTTTAAGGGAAGTTGGGATATGCATTTGTCACTGATAGAGTTTGCGTATAATAACAGCTATCATTCCAGTATTGGAATGGCTCCATACGAAGCTTTGTATGAAAGGCCTTGTTGAACACCAGTGTGTTGG
This region includes:
- the LOC120084921 gene encoding uncharacterized protein LOC120084921; its protein translation is MVRSMMNYASLPISLWGYVLLDPGAAHSFISSMFALHIDRMLESMPDELFISTIVGDVLVVREYYRNYEDKMLKPEDVPVVQEFLDVFLEELSGLLSDREVKFTIDLIPSTTPILQVAYRMAPPELKELKELKSVDVVLAVGQVGNLVASFQVRPTLVDDILREQLGDSDLQKIAKEVGKNQRTNYELRVDKGLLKEGRVCVHNALALKQAILEEAHSSAYAMHPGSTKMYRTLKKSYWWPGMKRETTEFVNKCLICQQVKPEWQRPTRLLNPLPVPEWK